TATAAACGCTGTAAAAGAAAATGTGCAAGAATTGATTCTACGACTACAGACGGACATACCCGGTCTTAGAATTGCTGTCTTCGCTCATGGTGATTATTGTGATAAAAACTCGTCATATGTCACCAAACACATTGACTTTTCAACCGATTTGAAAGAACTGTGTAACTGGGTGAAAAATGTTGAATCCACGGGTGGCGGCGATAGCGATGAATGTTATGAATTGGTGTTGCATGGGGTTCAAAGTCTATCGAGGACGCCGAGATCACAGAGAGCTCTGGTGATGATTGGAGATGCAAATCCGCATGGTGTAAATTACCCAGACAATAAATTGAGATTAGATTGGGAAGTGGAATTAGACAAATTGGCAGCAATGGTGAGTACTTTTATGCAATAATTAGAGTATACACGCTTTTGATGGTAAATTAATTTCGATCACTTATAATTCAAAGCAACATTAAAAGCAAAGCAGTTTAAATTTTGGCTCATAAACACTTTTCATCTCATTCAGAGTGTCCGCGTGTACGGTGTACAGTGCGGAGGTTCGGGCGATGAGAGAACCAAAAACTTCTACCAAACACTGGCCAACAAGACGGCGGGCAGACGAGTGGAGTTGGAGCAGTTTTCCAActtatttgattttatcatgGCTATTTGCTATAGAGAGCAAGGAGCAGAGTTTCTAGACCTCTATGAACAGGAAGTCCGTGCCAGAGATGCTAGAATGGGTCTCCATAAGGACGTACACGCTCTGTTCGGGGCTCTAAGAGAGGGAGAAGAAGAACCTTCAACTTCCTCGTCAACCGCAGAGAAGCCAAAGTCCAGAACACTTCCATTCAAGCCAGCTCTGAAAAAGAAACCTTCGCTCACAAAGGCTCATTCCATTACCAAACTGAAGAAAAACAGTTCCCTCATTCATAAAGTCAAGAAAACCATCGCCAAAAAGAAACCCAGCTCTGCAGTCGATAGAAAGAAGGCGAAACTCTTGGCCATTTCTTGTCAAAAGGTACGTAGAagtcttttttcttcttcttcttcttctattTCAGAATACACCCCATTAGATTGAAAATGTTTCTCGACCCTTAAAAGAACACTTTGGCTAACCAGAGGTTTTCTATTTATCGATCCAGCCTGCTCTCTTTTTCGGGATTCCTTGGCTggcaaaaatatttgttgtatGACCACGCAGCTCTTTACCATTTGTggtaaattgtatttcataatatttcagATGAACGCTCTTAGAAAACTGAAGAGAGAAAACGTTCCGGACACGaacttttctttaaacaaaatacagtggTCCCCATGGGAACTAGTTATCTCTCCCACCAAACCAGAAAACGACTCTTTGTGGTCTGAAAGATACAGAGGAAGAAAGGGTTTCCGCAAAACCAGCGTCTGCGGAGGAAAGACTTTTCCTGCAGCTGTGTACGAGTTCTCTGTGAGGAAACTTTCCGATCCTAAACGCTACGTGACATACTGTAAATTGTCGTCAGGATTCACCAAGACAAGGTGTTGGGAATCGAGACTTTTATCTCATTCTGACGTTCGATCCCAAGTCAACAAAATTGTTGCTTTAGGGTATTCCGTCTATGTACGACGATGTTTGTTGAATGATTCTAACAAAGACACTGTCAGGAAATCATTACTTCGATATGACTATGCTTGGAAGCGAGTTACAAATGTTAGGGATTCGAAAAGAGATATATCAGTAGCATAATTTCTGTCATGTTATTTATTCTATGTCGTTTCTTTAGTACTTGTGTTGCGTTTTTATATCAGAATATTGATTCTgaagttgttgttgtttttcaaataaaacaaatatgaatgcACCTCTTACTTATGTCACTTTACAAATTTCACGACATGCCACTTGTATATTTTAAGCTTCTTAAAGTAAAATAGTTCATGAAATATATCAAGTAaggaattgaattgaaaattgaatagCATTGCAATTGTGAAAATCAGAAGTGAAGTGCAAACCTTACGGCATTGACAAAAGGGTGGCATCGCAAGGGAATCTTCAAGATTCAAAGGGGAACTAATATAACACGAAATGCCGGTCAACTGTTGACCGGTAGAATTCTGACATTGACAGCCACGGCGTGCTATTAGTAGGGATTGTAAACATTTTGCAGTAATAAGACTGGGTAAGCTTGgcaaagctaaaaaaaatgaaaatttggcGAAATATTAAAGGATCAATATCtcacaaaaatcaaagttttgcAAATTGTTCACATCTTGTCAGTAATTTTCCACAAAGATTGGTTTTAGATTCCTTAAAGAGAAAAACACAGATGTGTTTCTGCTGAATGTAAGTATGCAGAAATGATTCTAGTCACagtatttaaagaaaactgtACTCGTTATAGTAACTTGCTTAAATATCTGTCCCGTGTTACCTTAAAGTGTTGTTTTGAAACACACacgtaaattttgaattgcgtcgaggaaatattaatttcattattattaggCAAAATTCACTTGAACTACCAATCAATTGAAACTGCGTGACTATACTGAGATTACAGTTCTTTGAAATGCAAACAAGGATCgctccatgtttttttttaattcaaactttcatgtccaaattattcacattttctCATATACTTAGTTTACAGTGCATACACATCACATATTCACTTCATTTAAGATATAAGTATGAACACAGTCACATACCGAAGATAAAAATGCACATGTACAGACAAGTGTATACAGCGACAAACAGACATATATGCACAAACAATCTCGAATACTTTATTTATCAACCATGGAAGTTTGCGTATTTTTAGTTAAGAGGTGGGTGGGGGAGAGGGGGACACTATCTATCAAAAGTCATACATATGCAAAAGGATACATAATAGTAtactcatattttcttttgctataatttgattacaataTCCTTGCAGCTATTATAAACAGTTTATAACAAATCACAAATAGTTTGCCAATACTTTTCATACTCAGCAAATTTACAATTCCTAAGTACAGTAGTTTCTCAAGATGTATTCTATCAGTGACAGTTCGTTTTAACATGAGCGTCGAGAGGTTTGGGACATTCTTAAACTTACtggcaaaaataaattgttttactgtaaGAATCGCTccatgttaatgttcatgttaaTGGCATGTTGAAAATAACTTGGTTCAAATCCTTTATTTTTCGATTGGTGACTCAAAATGAACTTAAAGTGCTTGTCATATGGCATATGTATTAAACGTATGTACGATGCTCTCTATTCCGCTCTTTCTGTATAAGTAAAGAAAAACGTGGCACCAACCTTGTTCGCAACACAAACCATTATCTATAGCGTACTTGCATCTCTCCTGTATCTCGAAGGTTTGGTCGACTAACTTGAAATTTAAATAGTTACATTTTAGGTTTGCATTTTAACACCAAACGAAGTGTTCGACAAAAACACTACTTCTCAGTACCAAAACGTTATTCTGACAGCACTTATCGGTACAAAAAACCCCATTTAGACAAAATTACGCATAATACCAAAATATTATGAATTCACAAAAGGCTTAAAAAGTCAAATAAAATGGGCATTTTTCTTACAAGAACTGATTAATCTTAACAGGCCAATAAATGTTGGCGAACTATTTTTATTAGTTAATCAAGAATTCTTGCTATGTTTGCTGTGCTTTTGACTACAtcactgtaaaaaaaacttaaaataagttAACTGCACGttaattttccaaaatgtaTTGAAAGGCTTTAAAATGTGCATAGCAAAGATCGTCAGCAAAAATCTATGTTAAATGTATCGCCAGTCTATCTTATCCCAAAATCGCCAGTCTTCCCCATGCACGAGCTCGAGACAGGAATCGCGAGTCTTCACCCCGAATGTATATAAACTCGTGCGGATACAGAACATTCATATCCACAGAAATACCCTGATCAAATGAACATGGCTGTTCCACCAGGAGGACCAATGGAGATCTGCTTCTCTTTTGATACTACTGGGTCGATGTCCAGTTCTATAAACGCTGTAAAAGAAAATGTGCAAGAATTGATTCTACGACTACAGACGGACATACCCGGTCTTAGAATTGCTGTCTTCGCTCATGGTGATTATTGTGATAAAAACTCGTCATATGTCACCAAACACATTGACTTTTCAACCGATTTGAAAGAACTGTGTAACTGGGTGAAAAATGTTGAATCCACGGGTGGCGGCGATAGCGATGAATGTTATGAATTGGTGTTGCATGGGGTTCAAAGTCTATCGTGGACGCCGAGATCACAGAGAGCTCTGGTGATGATTGGAGATGCAAATCCGCATGGTGTAAATTACCCAGACAATAAATTGAGATTAGATTGGGAAGTGGAATTAGACAAATTGGCAGCAATGGTGAGTACTTTTATGCAATAATTAGAGTATACACGCTTTTGATGGTAAATTAATTTCGATCACTTATAATTCAAAGCAACATTAAAAGCAAAGCAGTTTAAATTTTGGCTCATAAACACTTTTCATCTCATTCAGAGTGTCCGCGTGTACGGTGTACAGTGCGGAGGTTCGGGCGATGAGAGAACCAAAAACTTCTACCAAACACTGGCCAACAAGACGGCGGGCAGACGAGTGGAGTTGGAGCAGTTTTCCAActtatttgattttatcatgGCTATTTGCTATAGAGAGCAAGGAGCAGAGTTTCTAGACCTCTATGAACAGGAAGTCCGTGCCAGAGATGCTAGAATGGGTCTCCATAAGGACGTACACGCTCTGTTCGGGGCTCTAAGAGAGGGAGAAGAAGAACCTTCAACTTCCTCGTCAACCGCAGAGAAGCCAAAGTCCAGAACACTTCCATTCAAGCCAGCTCTGAAAAAGAAACCTTCGCTCACAAAGGCTCCTTCCATTACCAAACTGAAGAAAAACAGTTCCCTCATTCATAAAGTCAAGAAAACCATCGCCAAAAAGAAACCCAGCTCTGCAGTCGATAGAAAGAAGGCGAAACTCTTGGCCATTTCTTGTCAAAAGGTACGTAGAagtcttttttcttcttcttcttcttctattTCAGAATACACCCCATTAGATTGAAAATGTTTCTCGACCCTTAAAAGAACACTTTGGCTAACCAGAGGTTTTCTATTTATCGATCCAGCCTGCTCTCTTTTTCGGGATTCCTTGGCTggcaaaaatatttgttgtatGACCACGCAGCTCTTTACCATTTGTggtaaattgtatttcataatatttcagATGAACGCTCTTAGAAAACTGAAGAGAGAAAACGTTCCGGACACGaacttttctttaaacaaaatacagtggTCCCCATGGGAACTAGTTATCTCTCCCACCAAACCAGAAAACGACTCTTTGTGGTCTGAAAGATACAGAGGAAGAAAGGGTTTCCGCAAAACCAGCGTCTGCGGAGGAAAGACTTTTCCTGCAGCTGTGTACGAGTTCTCTGTGAGGAAACTTTCCGATCCTAAACGCTACGTGACATACTGTAAATTGTCGTCAGGATTCACCAAGACAAGGTGTTGGGAATCGAGACTTTTATCTCATTCTGACGTTCGATCCCAAGTCAACAAAATTGTTGCTTTAGGGTATTCCGTCTATGTACGACGATGTTTGTTGAATGATTCTAACAAAGACACTGTCAGGAAATCATTACTTCGATATGACTATGCTTGGAAGCGAGTTACAAATGTTAGGGATTCGCAAAGAGATATATCAGTAGCATAATTTCTGTCATGTTATTTATTCTATGTCGTTTCTTTAGTACTTGTGTTGCGTTTTTATATCAGAATATTGATTCTgaagttgttgttgtttttcaaataaaacaaatatgaatgcACCTCTTACTTATGTCACTTTACAAATTTCACGACATGCCACTGGTATATTT
The nucleotide sequence above comes from Magallana gigas chromosome 2, xbMagGiga1.1, whole genome shotgun sequence. Encoded proteins:
- the LOC136272634 gene encoding uncharacterized protein encodes the protein MNMAVPPGGPMEICFSFDTTGSMSSSINAVKENVQELILRLQTDIPGLRIAVFAHGDYCDKNSSYVTKHIDFSTDLKELCNWVKNVESTGGGDSDECYELVLHGVQSLSRTPRSQRALVMIGDANPHGVNYPDNKLRLDWEVELDKLAAMSVRVYGVQCGGSGDERTKNFYQTLANKTAGRRVELEQFSNLFDFIMAICYREQGAEFLDLYEQEVRARDARMGLHKDVHALFGALREGEEEPSTSSSTAEKPKSRTLPFKPALKKKPSLTKAHSITKLKKNSSLIHKVKKTIAKKKPSSAVDRKKAKLLAISCQKMNALRKLKRENVPDTNFSLNKIQWSPWELVISPTKPENDSLWSERYRGRKGFRKTSVCGGKTFPAAVYEFSVRKLSDPKRYVTYCKLSSGFTKTRCWESRLLSHSDVRSQVNKIVALGYSVYVRRCLLNDSNKDTVRKSLLRYDYAWKRVTNVRDSKRDISVA
- the LOC105345421 gene encoding uncharacterized protein: MNMAVPPGGPMEICFSFDTTGSMSSSINAVKENVQELILRLQTDIPGLRIAVFAHGDYCDKNSSYVTKHIDFSTDLKELCNWVKNVESTGGGDSDECYELVLHGVQSLSWTPRSQRALVMIGDANPHGVNYPDNKLRLDWEVELDKLAAMSVRVYGVQCGGSGDERTKNFYQTLANKTAGRRVELEQFSNLFDFIMAICYREQGAEFLDLYEQEVRARDARMGLHKDVHALFGALREGEEEPSTSSSTAEKPKSRTLPFKPALKKKPSLTKAPSITKLKKNSSLIHKVKKTIAKKKPSSAVDRKKAKLLAISCQKMNALRKLKRENVPDTNFSLNKIQWSPWELVISPTKPENDSLWSERYRGRKGFRKTSVCGGKTFPAAVYEFSVRKLSDPKRYVTYCKLSSGFTKTRCWESRLLSHSDVRSQVNKIVALGYSVYVRRCLLNDSNKDTVRKSLLRYDYAWKRVTNVRDSQRDISVA